The genomic DNA ACTACGACCGGGTGTCACACATGCTCACCGAGATGGGCGATCTGGTCTACAACATGATCAACTGCGACAAGCCGATCGTGTCGGCGATCAACGGTGTCGCGGTCGGGGCCGGCGCAGTGGCCGCGTTGCTCGCCGACGTCGCGATCATCGCCGAGGACGCCCGGATCGGCGACGGACACGTCAAACTCGGGGTGGCCGCGGGTGACCATGCCGCCATCGTCTGGCCGCTTCTGGCCGGGACCGCGAAGGCGAAGTACTACCTGATGACCGGCGAGATGATCGGCGGCATCGAGGCCGAGCGGATCGGGATGGTCGCCAAAGCCCTTCCACGCGAGGAGGTTCTGGACGAGGCGCTGCGGATCGCCGACAACCTGGCCACCGGAGCCCAACAGGCGATCCGGCTCACCAAGCGTGCGCTCAACAACTGGCTGCGCAACGCGGGCCCGATCTTCGACCAGTCCGCGGCCTACGAGATGCTGACTTTCCTCGGTCCGGACGTGGTGGAGGGTTACACCGCCCTGCGTGAGAAGCGCGCGCCACAGTTCCCGTCGGCGCAGCCCTGACGTCAGCAGAACAGGCACAGAGCACGGTCGACGATCGCGGCACGCAGTTCACCGCGATCGTCGTCGTGCAAGCCCGGTCCGATCCACACAGAGGATTGATTCAGGACGCCGTGCAGGCACTGCAATGCGACATTGACGTCGGGACAAGTGAATTCACCGTCGGCCACACCACGTTCCACCACCCGGCGGAACACCGCGTCGTGGCGGCGCCGCATGTCTTTCATCGGCTCCTCGAAGACCTCCGGCCAGCCCCGCGGCCAGGAGAACACCGCGGCCACCTCGGGTGCGGTCTCGGTGAGGATGCGGATCTGTTCATCGATCAGTGCCGCCAGGTGCTCGCGGGCACCGACCTTCCCGAGAGCCTCTTCGCGGGCCGCGAGCCGCTGCAGCACTTCCTCGGTGAGAGTCTCGAGCGCGGCGGCAACCAGGGCATCCTTGGATGAAAAGTAGTGGTAGAGCGTGGCCTTGGCGATGTCGGTCTGCTCGGCGACTTCTTCCAGGCTCATGCCCTGATAGCCGGATTCGGTGAGGATTCGGGTGGCCGTCTTGACGATCTCGGCCTTGCGCCGGTCACGACGGCGCGCCACGCGACTGGAGCCCGCGGGCTGATCCTCCACGCGCTCATCCTAATGGCCGCGGTCGATTATCCGACCAGGCGGACGGATAATCGGAGCACCGTCTGACCGTCCCGTTACCGCCACTCACGCCACGCCATCGTCATACCGGCCCTTCGACGTCGAGGAACTCACCGCCGGCCTGGACAACGCAACGTATCTCGTCACCCACCCTTGAGCGAGAATCGCCATTGGCGCACTGTGCCGAACGTGCAGGATTTCAAGGCAGATTCACGATCTTGCGTTGATGAGCGACACGTTCGACACAGTGTCCGTGGCCGGCACCGCAGGTGAGCACTAGGTTGGAGAAATCCTCGCGCGGGCCACCTGCGCTGCCCCGTTGCCGGTGATCAGCCAGAGTGTCGCGAGCTGCGCGATGAAATCGTCGAGGGATAGGTCGACACCTCCGTTGACGAACTCCAGGATGGCATCGGCTGTCCCGCCGACGATGAACGCCGGTGCGACCTTGGCCAGCGGGTCTCGCTCCAACTCGACGCCGTGCACGGTGCGCCCGTGGTCGATGAGCACGTCGGTCAGCCGGTGCATGACCGTGGTGCGGTGCACATCCAGTTCGGGCGACCCCGTGACACCTCCGAGAAGGATGCGTGCGCGACGCGGATCGTCGACCAGTACGCGTACCGCGGCACCCACGCTCGCCAAGGCCTGGACCTCCAGCGGGTCGTCCGCGGCCGCATCGGCTGCCGCTACGGTCGCGTCGCGTACGCCGTCGGCGATGGTGTCAACGACGGCGGCCGCCAGAACGTCAAGATCGGTGAAGCTCTCGTAGAAGTACCGCTTGTTGAGATTGGCGGCGGCGCAGAGTTTCTCGACCGTCGCACCCCGCCACTGGTTGCGCGCCATCGCGTCCATCGCCGCATCCAGCAGACGCTCGCGCCGTTGCCGGCGCCGAGCATCCGCGGATTGGCCGCCGTAGGCGCGATTGGTCATTGACACCACCTCGTCATTCTGGCACGGTTTCGTACCAGAATGGTCGAGGAGGACTCATGGACCTTTGTTCGCCTGCGAACACGCACCGCCTCCAAACCTTGGGCGCCGCTGTCACCTCCAGATTTCCGAGCGGCGAGCGTCCGCTGGCCACGCCGCCACCGGGGTCGAATCTCAAGCCGGTCATGGGCAACTACGGTTTCCCGTTCCTCGGCCATGTGCTGAGCTCACTGGCCGACCCCTTGGCCTTCGCCCGGGACCGGTACGAGCGATACGGACCGGTGTCGTGGGCCGGGGGCGTCGGATTCCGCGTCGTCGGCCTCATGGGCCCGGACGCCTTGGAGACCGCGTGGGTCAACCGGGACAAGGTGTTCTCCAGCACGCGCGGCTGGGCCCCGGTCATCGGACCGTTCTTCCACCGCGGAATGATGTTGCTGGACTTCGACGAACACCGCGATCACCGGCGCATCATGCAGCAGGCCTTCACCCGCAGCGCGCTGGACGGTTACCTGGAGCTGATGCGACCCAGTGTTGATCGCACGTTGCGCAATTGGCCGTCAACACAAGATTTTCCGTTCTACCCGTCCATCAAGCAGCTGCTGCTCGAACAGGCCGCGGAGGTGTTCGTCGGTACCCATCTCGGTCCCGAATCCGACCAACTGTCGGCGGATTTCCACGACACGGTCCGCGGCGGGCAGGCTCTGCTGCGCGCGGACGTGCCCGGCGGAGTGTGGGCCAAGGGATTACGCGCACGGGAGCGGCTCGAACGCTACTTCGCCGGCCAGGTTCCCGATCGCCAGCGCGGCGACGGCACCGACCTCTTCTCGATGTTGTGCCGAAGCGAAGACGAAGACGGTGCCCGGTTCACCCCGGCCGACATCGTCAACCACATGATCTTCCTGCTGATGGCCGCGCACGACACGACCGCCATCGCGCTGTCCATGCTCACCTACGAGCTGGGCCGAAACCGGCAATGGCAGGACGCATTGCGCGAGGAGGCGATCAACCTCCCCAATGACACCCCGACGGTCCTGGACCTGGACGCCTACCCCCTGCTCGATGCCGCCTTCAAGGAGATCCTCCGGATGTACGCGCCGGCGGGCGCGCTCTTCCGCCAAACCGTCCGCGACACCGAGATCCTCGGGCACTTCGTCCCGCGCAAGACCCAGGTGGCCATCAATGTCTATGCCTCCATGCGCCTTTCCGACTGGTGGCCCGACCCGGACATGTTCAATCCGGAACGGTTCGTGAACAATTCCGAGTCGCGCGCCGCGGTCGGCCGCTACGTGTTCGCCCCCTTCGGCGGCGGGGCGCACAAATGCATCGGCCAGCAGTTCGCCGACATGACCGTCAAGACCACGATGCATCAGATGCTGAGGCGGTTCGACTGGAGCGTGCCCGCGGACTACCGACCACAGCTGACCTGGGGCACCGGGCCGATGCCGGCCGATGACCTTCCGATCACCCTGCGGGTCCGCCGGTGAACCAGAAACGCGGCCCAGGAATATCTCCTGAACCGCGTTGACCTGTTCAAACTTTGTGGAGCTAAGGGGAATCGAACCCCTGACCTTCTCGATGCGAACGAGACGAAAACTGCCCACCTGCGCGGTTGCCGAATCAAACCGTGTTGGCTGTGCCGCATGGTTGCAGGTCAGGGCGTTGAAACTGTTAGCTAGGAAAAGTTGTCTCAAACTTGGCGCGAATTTGCTGCAGGCCGGGAGCATCGCGCCGATACACCAGCAAACGTCGACTGCACCGACACCGCAGAAACACCTTCTGCCAGCCGCGCGAAAGCCACGAGGAACGGGAACAACAAATGTCGACGCGCTCAGGGTCTCTCGTGAATGAAGAACATCCCGAACGAATCTGGCCGCACGTGAACGCGCTGTTCCTTGCCATCGACCACGCCGGTTAGGTAGCACCAACCGCCTGGTGGAGTGCCCATGATCAGATCGTTGATGCGCTCCGGTGAAGCGTCTTGCGGCAGTTCTAGATTGACCGGCGCGCCAGCGGACCCGACGAGCGAGAGAAACAGTGCCATCACTGCACCGCCTTAGTGCGAAGCGCCAGCACCAGGTGAATGACACCAGCGACACCCATCGCAACACCCAAGATGATATTGAAATTGCTGGCGGTTGAGGAGAAAGCCACCTTCACCCCGGTCACAATCGCGATAAGAATCATTATGGACGCGGCGGCGAGCTGCGCCCGTCGTGAATGCTGTTGGCGCGAGCCACGGCGTACGAACCAGTTGATCGCAACCCCGATGGCAAGTCCTGCCAGGATCGCCAGCGTAAGCGCTCCCATTGGGGTCATAGACAGTGCCTCATATCGTTTAGGGCCGAAAGAATCGTCGCGCCGCCGCCCGTAACAAGCGTCAACGTGGTTCCCAGAGTCAGCGGAGCGCCTGCGATCCCAACGGCAATGGCCGTGGTGCCAAGAAGAGTTTGACCGATGTTGCTCCATACGTCGATGTCGTCGCACCCGGGGAACATGTCAGGATTGGGCTGGGAATCAGGATCGGACTTAGCGTCGATCACCGTCGGCACGTGGGAGGGCGTCTGTTCGGTCTTGATCACCGGCGGCTCCCACTCGTCGTCGGTGCCGTCCTGCTTGAACCCACCCCAACTGGCGGCCTGGATCGTTCCACTCCCGAACCGTATGCCGTCGAGCTCAGCAGCTTTCTCCTGAAGGCGTTGCCCGACCAGGGAATCGGCTTGCACAAGCTGGTCGGCCGTCCAGCTGATGTTTTCGGCGTGTTCAGCGAGAGCACGGTTGCGTTCCCGAATCGTGG from Mycobacterium sp. DL440 includes the following:
- a CDS encoding enoyl-CoA hydratase/isomerase family protein; the protein is MDFSAYQQLALTRRDNGVLLITLNRPEKYNAADEGMHTELANIWKDVAADPQTRVAVITGAGKAFSAGGDLAMVERMAGDYDRVSHMLTEMGDLVYNMINCDKPIVSAINGVAVGAGAVAALLADVAIIAEDARIGDGHVKLGVAAGDHAAIVWPLLAGTAKAKYYLMTGEMIGGIEAERIGMVAKALPREEVLDEALRIADNLATGAQQAIRLTKRALNNWLRNAGPIFDQSAAYEMLTFLGPDVVEGYTALREKRAPQFPSAQP
- a CDS encoding TetR/AcrR family transcriptional regulator, producing MEDQPAGSSRVARRRDRRKAEIVKTATRILTESGYQGMSLEEVAEQTDIAKATLYHYFSSKDALVAAALETLTEEVLQRLAAREEALGKVGAREHLAALIDEQIRILTETAPEVAAVFSWPRGWPEVFEEPMKDMRRRHDAVFRRVVERGVADGEFTCPDVNVALQCLHGVLNQSSVWIGPGLHDDDRGELRAAIVDRALCLFC
- a CDS encoding TetR/AcrR family transcriptional regulator translates to MTNRAYGGQSADARRRQRRERLLDAAMDAMARNQWRGATVEKLCAAANLNKRYFYESFTDLDVLAAAVVDTIADGVRDATVAAADAAADDPLEVQALASVGAAVRVLVDDPRRARILLGGVTGSPELDVHRTTVMHRLTDVLIDHGRTVHGVELERDPLAKVAPAFIVGGTADAILEFVNGGVDLSLDDFIAQLATLWLITGNGAAQVARARISPT
- a CDS encoding cytochrome P450 — translated: MDLCSPANTHRLQTLGAAVTSRFPSGERPLATPPPGSNLKPVMGNYGFPFLGHVLSSLADPLAFARDRYERYGPVSWAGGVGFRVVGLMGPDALETAWVNRDKVFSSTRGWAPVIGPFFHRGMMLLDFDEHRDHRRIMQQAFTRSALDGYLELMRPSVDRTLRNWPSTQDFPFYPSIKQLLLEQAAEVFVGTHLGPESDQLSADFHDTVRGGQALLRADVPGGVWAKGLRARERLERYFAGQVPDRQRGDGTDLFSMLCRSEDEDGARFTPADIVNHMIFLLMAAHDTTAIALSMLTYELGRNRQWQDALREEAINLPNDTPTVLDLDAYPLLDAAFKEILRMYAPAGALFRQTVRDTEILGHFVPRKTQVAINVYASMRLSDWWPDPDMFNPERFVNNSESRAAVGRYVFAPFGGGAHKCIGQQFADMTVKTTMHQMLRRFDWSVPADYRPQLTWGTGPMPADDLPITLRVRR